A genomic region of Leptotrichia hofstadii contains the following coding sequences:
- the nadR gene encoding multifunctional transcriptional regulator/nicotinamide-nucleotide adenylyltransferase/ribosylnicotinamide kinase NadR — protein MQKNGIIFGKFYPLHIGHVDFIQRASGYVENLYVVVCTDDDRDKKLFEDSKMKKMPTVKDRIRFAEKTFKHQKNIKIIHLAEDGIPFYPNGWKLWSERVQETLLKNKIKVDIIFTNETQDVENYKNNFLTLPNFEKTFNKNLEIKLIDINRNNFHISATEIRKNPYKNWFFIPKYVREFFVLKVAIIGSEYSGKTNLTHKLANYYNTTYVKEYRKEYIKEEMQNHIENIQYSDYSNIAYEHNRRILESIKNADKLTFIDTEFSSLQTFSIIQNDTKNPVIEDFIKHSNFDLLLYIEKKSNSKDKSKYKTSEYDKILQSLLEQNNQEFIQLYYKNNSSLTENYIKSIEIINKYLEIN, from the coding sequence ATGCAAAAAAATGGAATAATATTTGGAAAGTTTTATCCACTTCATATTGGACATGTTGATTTTATTCAAAGAGCCAGTGGTTACGTAGAAAATTTATATGTTGTGGTATGCACTGATGATGACAGGGATAAAAAATTATTTGAAGACTCAAAAATGAAAAAAATGCCAACTGTAAAAGATAGAATTAGATTTGCAGAAAAAACTTTTAAACACCAGAAAAATATAAAAATAATACATCTTGCGGAAGATGGTATACCATTTTATCCCAATGGCTGGAAATTATGGAGTGAAAGAGTACAGGAAACACTTTTAAAAAATAAAATTAAAGTGGACATAATTTTTACAAATGAAACTCAAGATGTGGAAAACTACAAAAATAATTTTTTGACATTGCCCAATTTTGAAAAAACTTTCAATAAAAATTTAGAAATTAAATTAATAGACATAAATAGAAACAATTTTCATATTAGTGCAACAGAAATAAGAAAAAATCCATATAAAAACTGGTTTTTTATTCCAAAATATGTAAGAGAATTTTTTGTCCTAAAAGTAGCAATAATTGGTTCTGAATATTCAGGAAAAACTAACTTAACTCATAAATTAGCAAATTATTATAACACAACTTATGTAAAAGAATATCGAAAAGAGTATATAAAAGAAGAAATGCAGAATCATATAGAAAACATTCAGTACTCTGATTACAGCAATATTGCTTATGAACACAATAGAAGAATATTAGAATCTATCAAAAATGCTGATAAACTAACTTTTATAGATACAGAATTTTCTTCTTTACAAACATTTTCAATAATTCAAAATGATACAAAAAACCCAGTAATAGAAGATTTTATTAAACATAGCAATTTTGATCTTCTGCTATATATTGAAAAAAAATCAAACTCAAAAGATAAATCAAAATATAAAACTTCTGAATATGATAAAATATTACAATCCTTACTTGAACAAAATAACCAAGAGTTTATACAATTATATTACAAAAATAATAGCAGTCTTACAGAAAATTATATAAAAAGTATTGAAATAATAAATAAATATCTTGAAATAAACTAA